From one Streptomyces mobaraensis genomic stretch:
- a CDS encoding polysaccharide lyase 8 family protein yields MPPPWTRRAFLATALAAPVAGAPPAPGDPFTPLRHRWRDLLLGTGLDPAAEPYRAVLRRTGATAHAHRARMRPAPGSLWPDAPFDPPAGITLSHARLHVMARAYVQPGTGLTGDAALAADVLAGLDHVRRTVYHPGTERYGNWWEWQIGTPRLLLDTLALLYAEAGPARRADALAAVDHFVPDTLLGAYTGTSTGANRVDLCRVVALRGVLGEAPAKLALARDALTPVLAHVDHGDGLYADGSFLQHTAVPYTGTYGWVLLDGLARLLALLRGSAWDIADASRRFVHDAVDRAFVPLIHHGLVADTVSGRAVSRGLTDDGGPPQSDRRRGHALVAAIALLAGGAPAAARARWHGLIKGWAARDPAAPLLADPQFDTADLARLAAVLAGPEPAVPEPAGHRLFPAMDRAVHRRPGWTAALAMASDRVAHYENGNGENPRGWHTGAGMLLWWGPGGEDQYGDGFWATVDPYRLPGITASAKRLADGEGGAWGKPRPDARWVGGVTDGTYALLGQHLKGLGSTLEARRTWVCADDAVVCLTAGVTARDGTPVETVLDNRRLTGPPRLTVDGAYRTGDAFFPRAHWLHLEGHGGWVLPGGAPVRVLDDHRTGTWRDVNTGGSTRPLTRRYLTLWHPHGTDPEGAALVHLLMPGASRAAVAARAADHGRLTVLANTADVQAVRLATPALTAAAFWRPGTVGTLTVTAPAAVLVHRQGRRATLHLAEPPRTGAPVDLLWARPVRRVVSHDPSVQVRATGPGLRLRIRPGTRCLPHRCEVETG; encoded by the coding sequence ATGCCTCCACCCTGGACCCGCCGCGCCTTCCTCGCCACGGCGCTCGCCGCCCCCGTCGCGGGGGCCCCGCCCGCCCCCGGTGACCCCTTCACTCCCCTCCGCCACCGCTGGCGTGACCTCCTCCTCGGCACCGGCCTCGACCCGGCCGCCGAGCCGTACCGCGCGGTCCTGCGCCGCACCGGCGCGACCGCGCACGCCCACCGGGCCCGGATGCGGCCCGCCCCCGGGTCGCTCTGGCCCGACGCCCCCTTTGATCCGCCCGCCGGCATCACCCTCAGCCACGCCCGGCTGCACGTCATGGCCCGCGCCTACGTCCAGCCCGGCACCGGGCTCACCGGCGACGCGGCGCTCGCCGCCGACGTCCTCGCCGGCCTGGACCACGTCCGCCGGACCGTCTACCACCCGGGCACCGAGCGGTACGGCAACTGGTGGGAGTGGCAGATCGGCACCCCCCGCCTGCTGCTCGACACCCTCGCCCTGCTGTACGCGGAGGCCGGACCCGCCCGCCGCGCCGACGCGCTCGCGGCGGTCGACCACTTCGTCCCGGACACGCTGCTCGGTGCCTACACCGGCACCAGCACCGGCGCCAACCGCGTCGACCTCTGCCGCGTCGTCGCCCTCCGCGGCGTCCTGGGGGAGGCGCCGGCGAAGCTCGCCCTCGCCCGCGACGCGCTGACCCCGGTCCTCGCCCACGTCGACCACGGCGACGGGCTGTACGCCGACGGATCGTTCCTCCAGCACACCGCCGTCCCCTACACCGGCACCTACGGCTGGGTGCTGCTCGACGGCCTAGCCCGGCTCCTCGCCCTGCTGCGCGGCTCCGCCTGGGACATCGCCGACGCCAGCCGCCGCTTCGTCCACGACGCCGTAGACCGGGCGTTCGTCCCGCTGATCCACCACGGGCTGGTGGCGGACACCGTCTCCGGCCGCGCCGTCAGCCGGGGCCTGACCGACGACGGCGGGCCGCCGCAGAGCGACCGGCGGCGCGGCCACGCCCTCGTCGCGGCCATCGCCCTGCTCGCCGGGGGCGCGCCCGCCGCCGCGCGCGCCCGGTGGCACGGCCTGATCAAGGGCTGGGCCGCCCGCGACCCGGCCGCCCCGCTCCTCGCCGACCCCCAGTTCGACACCGCCGACCTGGCCCGGCTCGCGGCCGTCCTCGCCGGACCGGAACCCGCCGTACCCGAGCCCGCCGGGCACCGGCTGTTCCCCGCCATGGACCGGGCCGTGCACCGCCGCCCCGGCTGGACCGCCGCCCTCGCCATGGCCTCCGACCGCGTCGCCCACTACGAGAACGGCAACGGCGAGAACCCGCGCGGCTGGCACACCGGCGCCGGGATGCTCCTCTGGTGGGGGCCCGGCGGCGAGGACCAGTACGGCGACGGGTTCTGGGCCACCGTCGACCCCTACCGCCTCCCCGGCATCACCGCCTCCGCCAAGCGCCTCGCCGACGGCGAGGGCGGCGCCTGGGGCAAGCCGAGACCCGACGCCCGCTGGGTCGGCGGCGTCACCGACGGCACGTACGCGCTCCTCGGCCAGCACCTCAAGGGGCTCGGCTCCACCCTGGAGGCGCGCAGGACCTGGGTGTGCGCGGACGACGCAGTCGTCTGCCTCACCGCCGGCGTCACCGCCCGCGACGGCACACCCGTCGAGACCGTGCTCGACAACCGGCGGCTCACCGGCCCGCCCCGGCTCACCGTGGACGGCGCGTACCGCACGGGGGACGCCTTCTTCCCCCGGGCCCACTGGCTGCACCTGGAGGGGCACGGCGGCTGGGTGCTCCCCGGCGGCGCGCCCGTGCGCGTCCTGGACGACCACCGCACCGGCACCTGGCGGGACGTCAACACCGGCGGCTCCACCCGCCCGCTCACCCGCCGCTACCTCACCCTCTGGCACCCGCACGGCACCGACCCCGAAGGCGCCGCCCTCGTCCACCTGCTGATGCCCGGCGCGAGCCGGGCCGCCGTCGCCGCGCGCGCCGCCGACCACGGCCGGCTGACCGTCCTCGCCAACACCGCGGACGTCCAGGCGGTACGTCTCGCTACGCCCGCCCTCACCGCCGCCGCCTTCTGGCGCCCCGGCACTGTGGGCACCCTCACCGTGACCGCCCCCGCCGCCGTCCTCGTCCACCGGCAGGGCCGGCGCGCCACCCTCCACCTCGCCGAGCCCCCGCGCACGGGCGCGCCGGTCGACCTCCTCTGGGCGCGGCCGGTGCGCCGGGTGGTGTCCCACGACCCGTCCGTAC